Sequence from the Dehalococcoidia bacterium genome:
CTGGCCCTGCGGGGCCAGTGGGAGCAGGCGGTTGCCATTAATCGGGAAATCCTCCAGAGCTTCCCCGAGGATGTGGAGGCGTGGAACCGCTTGGGGCGCGCCCTGATGGAGTTGGGGCGCTACGAGGAGGCCACCCAGGCTTACCAGAAGGTGTTGGACATCTCCCCCAGCAACACCATCGCCCGCAAGAATCTGGAGCGCCTGAAGCACCTGCAGGGCACCCAGCCCCAAGTGCCCCCTAGCGCCGCCCCCACCACCGTTTTCCTGGAAGAGGCAGGCAAGGCCACCACAACGGCCGTTCGCCCCCAGGTTTCTCGGGAGGTGCTCCTGCAACTGGACCCGGGCGACCCCCTAGACCTGCGGGTGCAGGGCAACCTGGTATCTGTGGCCACAGCGCAGGGGCTGACATTGGGGTATTTGGAACCCCGCATCGCCCATCGCATCCGCACCCTGATGGAGAAGGGCGACCGCTTCAGTGCAGCGGTGGCGTCGGTGGGCGACCAGCGCCTGACCGTCTTGGTGCGTGCGGTGGCCACCCCTTCGGGCGAAACCCCCTTCCCCCTCAGCGACTACCCTCTGACCCAAGCCTTGGAGGAGGTGGACCTGGAGGAGGAGACCACATCCCCCGTGGCAGAGGAATCGGAAAACCCAGACGAGGGTGCCGAAGAGACCCCCGAAGAAGAGGAGGCCGAAGAAGGGGTGTAACCCCCTACCCACCCCTCCTGTACTCGCGCAAGAGGTGCTCTGCCCGCTCTAACAAAGCCAAGGGGCTGAAGGGCTTGGCGAAGAAGGCATTCCCCCCCGCCCCATAGACCTGTAACTCGGCACCCGGGTCTGCCCAAGCGGTTATCACAATCACGGGCACCCGCCCCAGCACGGGATCCTGGCGCAGCGCACGGGTAAGAGCCAAACCGTCCATACGGGGCATGCGCAGATCGGTGATGACCAAGTGGGGGCGTATGTGGTAGGCCATCTCCAGGGCTTTTTGGCCGTCCCGCGCCAGGTGCACCTCAAACGGGCCCCCCGAGAAAGTCAGGGCCAACAGGTCGCGCAGGTCTTCCTGGTCCTCCACGATGAGGATGCGCCAGACCCCCGATGCGTCCATCAGACCATCCCCCCCGAAGGGCATAGACAGGGCACCGGGAGTGTGGCTGTCCAGGATAACCGTTCGCAGCAGGGCATCATCGCTCACCTTTGCCCCCTGGTGCAGGATCCCGTCTTTTTCCTTATCATAGTCCTCACCAGGGGTGCCCCAGACTCCGTACAAACCCCCAACTTCCCTGAGGGGAAAGGAGCGTCGTGATTCGCTTGACCGAGGAGATGCGGGAGGCCATCAACCCCGCCCTGGCCCGAGGCATGCCCTGCCTGCTCATCACGGCGTGGCAGGATGGGTGGCCCGCCGCCGGCTTCCGGGGGAGCATGATGGTCTATGACGAGGAGCACCTGGCCTATTGGGAACGCACCCACGGGCGGGAGTTGGCCGCCCTGCGCCAGAACCCCCGGGTGCTGGTCATTTTTCGCGACCCCGTCAAACGCATTGGCTGGAAGTTCTACGGCACCGCCACGGTGCACGAGGCCGGGCCGGTGCGGGAAGCGGTGCTGGCCCGCACCGTGCCCGAGGAACTGGAACGCGACCCCGAGCGGAAGGGGGTGGCCGTCCTGATACGGGT
This genomic interval carries:
- a CDS encoding tetratricopeptide repeat protein; protein product: MEKGVLSRRRQQLSKEAIDLALRGQWEQAVAINREILQSFPEDVEAWNRLGRALMELGRYEEATQAYQKVLDISPSNTIARKNLERLKHLQGTQPQVPPSAAPTTVFLEEAGKATTTAVRPQVSREVLLQLDPGDPLDLRVQGNLVSVATAQGLTLGYLEPRIAHRIRTLMEKGDRFSAAVASVGDQRLTVLVRAVATPSGETPFPLSDYPLTQALEEVDLEEETTSPVAEESENPDEGAEETPEEEEAEEGV
- a CDS encoding response regulator — protein: MSDDALLRTVILDSHTPGALSMPFGGDGLMDASGVWRILIVEDQEDLRDLLALTFSGGPFEVHLARDGQKALEMAYHIRPHLVITDLRMPRMDGLALTRALRQDPVLGRVPVIVITAWADPGAELQVYGAGGNAFFAKPFSPLALLERAEHLLREYRRGG
- a CDS encoding pyridoxamine 5'-phosphate oxidase family protein, yielding MIRLTEEMREAINPALARGMPCLLITAWQDGWPAAGFRGSMMVYDEEHLAYWERTHGRELAALRQNPRVLVIFRDPVKRIGWKFYGTATVHEAGPVREAVLARTVPEELERDPERKGVAVLIRVDRITTLGGRVVQEREPGA